From Euzebyales bacterium, the proteins below share one genomic window:
- a CDS encoding sugar phosphate isomerase/epimerase — MRLGLFTDCFVQWPLQRVVTWAAAHGYQDLEVAAWPLSVEDHATHIDVAALDRAQAQRIADLTTSADVDLVAVSYYDNLLAPDRGEAVRSHLIACCRAAEHLGVGLVGMFVGRNPQRTVHDDLAIASDLLPGLVDEARRRGVTLVVENCPMTVWHPDGQPGNLAYSPELWGWLADLGIGLNFDPSHLPPVGVDPVAALRAHGRPLLFQAKGVEVFPDARDRTGYIGPLFEADPWWRYRTPGLDDLDWRAIIETLQSTGYDGSIVVEQEDSVLGRSENDAAEGLITAHAHLAPLLSSHPTM, encoded by the coding sequence GTGCGTCTCGGACTGTTCACGGACTGCTTTGTGCAGTGGCCGCTGCAGCGCGTCGTGACGTGGGCCGCAGCGCACGGGTACCAGGACCTCGAGGTCGCCGCGTGGCCGTTGTCTGTGGAGGACCACGCGACGCACATCGACGTGGCGGCACTGGACCGGGCGCAGGCGCAGCGCATCGCTGACCTGACAACCAGCGCAGACGTCGACCTCGTCGCCGTGTCCTACTACGACAACCTGCTCGCGCCTGACCGCGGCGAGGCAGTCCGCAGCCATCTCATCGCATGCTGCCGGGCAGCAGAGCACCTCGGCGTTGGGCTGGTCGGCATGTTCGTGGGTCGGAACCCGCAGCGGACTGTGCACGACGATCTCGCCATCGCGTCGGATCTGCTGCCCGGGCTGGTCGATGAAGCCCGGCGTCGCGGCGTGACGCTCGTCGTGGAGAATTGTCCGATGACGGTGTGGCACCCCGACGGCCAGCCGGGCAACCTCGCCTACTCGCCAGAGCTGTGGGGTTGGCTCGCCGACCTCGGCATCGGTCTCAACTTCGATCCATCACACCTACCGCCGGTCGGCGTCGATCCGGTGGCTGCGCTGCGCGCCCACGGTCGCCCGCTGCTCTTCCAGGCCAAGGGCGTCGAGGTCTTCCCCGACGCACGGGATCGCACCGGATACATCGGTCCGCTGTTCGAGGCCGATCCCTGGTGGCGGTACCGGACCCCGGGTCTCGACGACCTCGACTGGCGAGCGATCATCGAGACGCTGCAGTCGACCGGCTACGACGGCTCCATCGTCGTCGAGCAGGAGGACTCCGTCCTGGGACGCTCGGAGAACGACGCGGCCGAGGGCCTGATCACCGCGCACGCGCATCTGGCGCCGCTGCTCTCGAGCCATCCGACGATGTGA
- a CDS encoding thiamine-binding protein, which yields MAERPDRGTATATTEVAVEHFGNDMMRDLFVQAIEALDGPDVEVHPGVMSTVVSGDLDAVLHAVERAHTTAFRTAGRVITTVRLESRDGGIDFAERARQVDRTQAP from the coding sequence ATGGCAGAGAGACCTGACCGGGGCACCGCGACGGCCACGACAGAGGTTGCGGTGGAACACTTCGGCAACGACATGATGCGCGACCTCTTCGTCCAGGCGATCGAAGCGCTCGACGGGCCGGATGTCGAGGTCCACCCGGGCGTGATGTCGACCGTCGTCAGCGGTGATCTCGACGCGGTCCTGCACGCCGTCGAACGCGCACACACGACCGCGTTCCGTACGGCAGGACGGGTGATCACGACCGTGCGCCTGGAGAGTCGCGATGGCGGGATCGACTTCGCCGAGCGCGCGCGACAGGTCGACCGCACGCAGGCGCCATAG
- a CDS encoding CBS domain-containing protein, whose amino-acid sequence MATAREIMTGDPTCVGEDQTVEDAAHMMAELDVGALPICGEDDRLKGMITDRDIVVKVLAEGRDPSGTRAGDLGQGKPVTIGADDSAQLALETMAEHKVRRLPVIDGHKLIGVVSQADLATNLDEESTGALVAAVSAAD is encoded by the coding sequence ATGGCAACTGCACGCGAAATCATGACCGGCGATCCGACCTGTGTCGGTGAGGACCAGACCGTCGAGGACGCGGCCCACATGATGGCCGAGCTGGACGTCGGCGCACTGCCGATCTGCGGCGAGGACGACCGACTCAAAGGCATGATCACCGACCGCGACATCGTGGTGAAGGTGCTCGCGGAGGGCCGCGACCCGTCCGGGACGCGAGCCGGTGACCTCGGTCAGGGCAAGCCGGTGACGATCGGTGCCGACGACTCGGCGCAGCTGGCGCTCGAGACGATGGCCGAGCACAAGGTCCGTCGGCTCCCCGTCATCGACGGTCACAAGCTGATCGGCGTGGTGAGCCAGGCTGACCTGGCGACCAACCTCGACGAGGAGTCGACCGGCGCCCTGGTCGCAGCCGTCTCCGCTGCGGACTGA
- the pobA gene encoding 4-hydroxybenzoate 3-monooxygenase, which produces MRTQVAIIGGGPAGSLLSLLLHHAGIDSVVLERRSQAYVLSRIRAGVLEHGTCETLRSLGLGARMDDEGFAHDGVNLAFGGRTVRIDFADLVGRHVMIYGQTEVQHDLYAAMDERGVQIIDQAEAVAVHDVTGERPHVTFTRDGETERVECEWVAGCDGQYGVSRLAVPGGVLSTFERVYPFGWLGILSETPPINDELIYAHHPSGFALCSMRHEMLSRYYVQCPADADPDDWSDDRFWDELTTRLPDEAVANLKTGPSIEKSVTPLRSFVAEPMRHGKLLLAGDAAHIVPPTGAKGLNLAVSDVVYLADALRAWYHNGSQDGVDAYSETALLRVWKAVRFSWWMTTMMHTFPDTNDAFDERIAESELAYLEDSRAARTSFAENYTGLPYWLPSDAG; this is translated from the coding sequence GTGCGGACGCAGGTCGCCATCATCGGGGGCGGCCCGGCCGGGTCGTTGCTGTCGCTGTTGCTGCACCACGCAGGCATCGACAGCGTGGTGCTGGAGCGGCGCAGCCAGGCCTACGTGCTGTCGCGGATCCGGGCGGGGGTGCTGGAGCACGGCACGTGCGAGACGTTGCGGTCGCTCGGGCTCGGCGCGCGGATGGACGACGAGGGGTTCGCCCATGACGGGGTGAACCTGGCGTTCGGCGGGCGGACCGTGCGCATCGACTTCGCCGACCTCGTCGGCAGGCACGTCATGATCTACGGCCAGACCGAGGTGCAGCACGACCTGTACGCGGCGATGGACGAGCGAGGCGTGCAGATCATCGACCAGGCCGAGGCCGTTGCGGTCCACGACGTCACCGGCGAGCGACCACACGTGACGTTCACCAGGGACGGCGAGACCGAGCGGGTGGAATGCGAGTGGGTCGCCGGGTGCGACGGCCAGTACGGGGTGAGCCGTCTTGCAGTGCCTGGCGGCGTGCTGTCGACATTCGAGCGGGTGTACCCGTTCGGATGGCTCGGGATCCTGTCGGAGACGCCACCGATCAACGACGAGCTGATCTACGCGCACCACCCGAGCGGGTTCGCCCTGTGCTCGATGCGCCACGAGATGCTGTCACGCTACTACGTCCAGTGCCCCGCCGACGCCGACCCCGACGACTGGTCCGACGACCGCTTCTGGGACGAGCTGACCACCCGCCTGCCCGACGAGGCCGTCGCCAACCTCAAGACGGGCCCGTCGATCGAGAAGTCCGTGACGCCGCTGCGCAGCTTCGTGGCCGAGCCGATGCGGCACGGCAAGCTGCTGCTGGCAGGGGACGCGGCGCACATCGTGCCGCCGACCGGCGCGAAGGGACTGAACCTGGCGGTGTCGGACGTGGTCTATCTCGCCGACGCGTTGCGCGCCTGGTACCACAACGGATCGCAGGACGGCGTCGACGCGTACTCCGAGACCGCGCTGCTGCGGGTGTGGAAGGCCGTGCGCTTCTCGTGGTGGATGACCACGATGATGCACACCTTCCCCGACACCAACGACGCGTTCGACGAACGCATCGCCGAGTCCGAGCTGGCCTACCTGGAGGACTCGCGGGCCGCGCGGACCTCGTTCGCCGAGAACTACACCGGCCTGCCCTACTGGCTGCCGAGCGACGCGGGCTGA
- the hmgA gene encoding homogentisate 1,2-dioxygenase — MGREVSAGVDEATYLSGFGNELASEAVPGALPKGQNNPQQPPLGLYTEQLSGTAFTVPNARNRRTWMYRIRPSVRHAWRFAETGSHMIRSGPDRESDPPIGQLRWDPPPFPDGPSTFLTGLHTVATNGDVHTQTGMAAHVYMATESMTDTYVYDADGELLVVPQDGRLRFVTECGVLVVAPGEIGLMPRGLVFRVELLDDTARGYVCENYGTYFELPERGPIGANGLANPRDFLYPTAAFEDTAASGELYVKFDGRLFVVETDHSPLDVVGWHGNHLPYKYDLALFNVIGSISFDHPDPSTFTVLTAPSPDPGVANVDLVVFTDRWLVGEHTFRPPYYHKNVMSEFMGIVHGVYDAKEEGFSPGGMSLHNMYFPHGPDHDAWLKATSGEQEPQRLSDTLSFMFETRYPLIPTAYAGSIPALQDDYPTIWHDLERHYSGP; from the coding sequence GTGGGGCGTGAAGTGAGCGCAGGCGTCGACGAGGCCACGTACCTTTCCGGGTTCGGCAACGAGCTGGCGTCCGAGGCGGTGCCCGGCGCCCTGCCCAAGGGACAGAACAACCCACAGCAGCCGCCCCTGGGCCTGTACACCGAGCAGCTGTCGGGTACGGCCTTCACCGTGCCCAACGCGCGGAACCGGCGGACGTGGATGTACCGGATCCGTCCGTCGGTGCGGCACGCGTGGAGGTTCGCCGAGACGGGCAGCCACATGATCCGCTCGGGGCCCGACCGCGAATCGGACCCGCCGATCGGGCAGCTGCGGTGGGATCCGCCGCCTTTCCCGGACGGACCGAGCACCTTCCTCACGGGCCTGCACACGGTGGCGACGAACGGCGACGTCCACACGCAGACGGGCATGGCCGCACACGTCTACATGGCGACCGAGTCGATGACCGACACCTACGTCTACGACGCCGACGGCGAGCTGCTGGTCGTGCCACAGGACGGGCGGCTGCGGTTCGTGACCGAGTGCGGCGTCCTGGTGGTGGCGCCCGGCGAGATCGGGTTGATGCCGCGGGGCCTGGTGTTCCGCGTCGAGCTGCTCGACGACACCGCCCGCGGCTACGTGTGCGAGAACTACGGCACCTACTTCGAGCTGCCCGAGCGGGGGCCGATCGGGGCGAACGGGCTGGCCAACCCCCGGGACTTCCTGTACCCGACGGCGGCGTTCGAGGACACCGCCGCCTCAGGCGAGCTGTATGTCAAGTTCGACGGGCGCCTGTTCGTGGTCGAGACCGACCACTCCCCGCTCGACGTGGTGGGCTGGCACGGCAACCACCTGCCCTACAAGTACGACCTGGCACTGTTCAACGTGATCGGGTCGATCAGCTTCGACCATCCGGACCCGTCGACCTTCACGGTGCTGACGGCGCCGTCACCGGACCCGGGCGTGGCGAACGTCGACCTCGTGGTGTTCACCGACCGATGGCTGGTGGGAGAGCACACCTTCCGCCCGCCCTATTACCACAAGAACGTCATGTCGGAGTTCATGGGCATCGTGCACGGCGTGTACGACGCGAAGGAGGAGGGGTTCTCGCCTGGCGGGATGAGCCTGCACAACATGTACTTCCCGCACGGCCCCGACCACGACGCGTGGCTCAAGGCGACGAGCGGTGAGCAGGAGCCGCAGCGCCTGTCCGACACCCTGTCGTTCATGTTCGAGACGCGCTATCCGTTGATCCCCACCGCCTACGCGGGCTCGATCCCGGCGCTGCAGGACGACTACCCGACGATCTGGCACGACCTGGAGCGTCACTACAGCGGCCCATGA
- a CDS encoding DUF1269 domain-containing protein, which yields MSEESQTAGGIDRAVLTEEERVALDGVLDVAKARGDTTADLWAFAFDGPLRAQEALLAALRMVGRGHLKLEDAAIVTRIGGRVRISQTRDVTAGQGAVSGTWLGTLAGLFVGQPLIGAAIGAALGGLFGKLRDIGIDDDQMRAMGERLDDGEAALFLLIEECHPVRALHEVSRFPGRLLATTAGDDLAEDVRGRLATDPWGVK from the coding sequence GTGAGCGAGGAGTCCCAGACCGCCGGCGGCATCGACCGCGCGGTGCTGACCGAGGAGGAGCGGGTGGCCCTGGACGGCGTGCTCGACGTCGCCAAGGCACGCGGTGACACGACCGCCGACCTGTGGGCGTTCGCGTTCGACGGGCCACTGCGTGCCCAGGAGGCCCTGCTCGCCGCCCTGCGCATGGTCGGTCGCGGCCACCTCAAGCTCGAGGACGCCGCGATCGTGACCCGCATCGGCGGGCGGGTGCGGATCAGCCAGACAAGGGATGTCACCGCCGGGCAGGGTGCCGTGTCGGGCACGTGGCTGGGGACGCTGGCGGGCCTGTTCGTCGGCCAGCCCCTGATCGGCGCGGCGATCGGTGCCGCCCTCGGCGGATTGTTCGGCAAGCTTCGCGACATCGGGATCGACGACGACCAGATGCGTGCGATGGGTGAGCGGCTCGACGACGGCGAGGCCGCGCTGTTCCTGCTCATCGAGGAGTGCCATCCGGTGCGGGCGCTGCACGAGGTGTCGCGCTTCCCGGGGCGGCTGCTTGCCACGACGGCCGGCGACGACCTTGCTGAGGACGTGCGTGGACGCCTGGCGACCGATCCGTGGGGCGTGAAGTGA
- a CDS encoding ABC transporter ATP-binding protein encodes MADPLEFRGVRKEFRTGDATVVAVDDVDMTVADGELVVLMGPSGSGKTTLLTLAGALATPTAGQVVVGGETLTARSERDLARFRRERVGFVFQSVNLVPFLTARENLLAVRQLGGGRLSRRARERADVLLGELGLTDRAGKLPAQLSGGQRQRVAIGRALMNEPALLLVDEPTSRSTPRWASRSWTCCATRSRGAVSRPSS; translated from the coding sequence ATGGCAGACCCGCTCGAGTTCCGTGGTGTCCGCAAGGAGTTCCGCACGGGCGACGCGACCGTCGTTGCCGTCGACGACGTCGACATGACCGTGGCCGACGGAGAGCTGGTCGTGCTGATGGGCCCGTCGGGCTCCGGCAAGACCACCCTGCTCACGCTGGCCGGAGCGCTGGCGACCCCCACCGCCGGCCAGGTCGTCGTCGGTGGCGAGACCCTGACGGCCCGCAGCGAAAGGGACCTCGCGCGGTTCCGCCGGGAGCGTGTCGGCTTCGTGTTCCAGAGCGTCAATCTGGTCCCGTTCCTGACCGCGCGGGAGAACCTGCTGGCGGTTCGCCAACTCGGTGGTGGCCGGCTGAGCCGTCGCGCCCGTGAGCGTGCGGACGTGCTGCTCGGCGAGCTGGGGCTCACCGACCGCGCGGGCAAGCTGCCGGCGCAGCTGTCCGGCGGGCAGCGTCAGCGGGTCGCCATCGGACGCGCGCTGATGAACGAGCCCGCGCTCCTGCTCGTCGACGAGCCGACGTCGCGCTCGACTCCGCGCTGGGCCAGCAGGTCATGGACCTGCTGCGCGACGAGGTCACGCGGCGCGGTGTCGCGGCCGTCGTCGTGA
- a CDS encoding ABC transporter permease, which translates to MDAWRDLVAEAAPTSPLARSGVQLLVVVPVDGVAVDDLVAALRDVAAQLAVGALDDAIAALPAVTQQAATFQGIIGVTFVVTFIVVALFFVLLTLERVRLYAVLKAVGGRTGDLLAGLAAQAVGIAAVALVIGGLLTLALTTVLPPELPVRVLPARVAILATGTVLTALIGALGTLRRLLRIDPARAIG; encoded by the coding sequence ATGGACGCCTGGCGGGACCTCGTGGCCGAGGCGGCGCCAACCTCCCCGCTCGCCCGGTCGGGTGTCCAGCTGCTGGTGGTCGTCCCTGTCGACGGCGTTGCCGTCGATGACCTCGTCGCGGCGCTGCGCGACGTCGCCGCCCAGCTTGCCGTCGGCGCCCTCGATGATGCCATTGCCGCGCTGCCCGCCGTCACCCAGCAGGCTGCCACGTTCCAGGGCATCATCGGCGTGACCTTCGTGGTGACCTTCATCGTCGTGGCGCTGTTCTTCGTACTGCTGACGTTGGAGCGGGTGCGGCTCTACGCGGTGCTCAAGGCGGTCGGCGGCCGGACCGGGGACCTGTTGGCCGGCCTGGCGGCGCAGGCGGTGGGCATCGCGGCCGTGGCACTCGTCATCGGCGGGCTGCTGACACTGGCGCTGACCACCGTCCTGCCGCCGGAGCTCCCGGTCCGGGTGCTGCCGGCGCGGGTGGCGATCCTCGCCACCGGCACCGTGCTCACCGCGCTGATCGGCGCACTCGGCACGCTGCGCCGGCTGCTGCGCATCGACCCTGCCCGCGCGATCGGCTGA
- a CDS encoding ABC transporter permease translates to MPQAGVGDRVALDGVDGGLEVVGLVEGGAANALPTWYVIAPTLQAAVDARAGTSLPPTVSYVAATVDGDASAVAQRITAEVDGVEALDRATAVSSLPGIGTISQSFGILYVLLYLVVGIVTAVFFLILTVQKREALLLLRAVGARRRDVVVPTLVQLVVVVGIATLLGGGTASGLLWLARDTFGATFDPATVAVTSGAMLALGLVAGTLSVRRILHIEPVEAVRTAGLE, encoded by the coding sequence ATGCCACAGGCTGGCGTCGGCGATCGGGTCGCGCTCGACGGGGTCGACGGAGGCCTCGAGGTCGTCGGCCTGGTGGAGGGTGGCGCCGCCAACGCGCTGCCGACCTGGTACGTGATCGCGCCGACGCTGCAGGCAGCCGTGGACGCACGTGCCGGCACCTCGCTGCCGCCGACGGTCTCCTATGTCGCCGCCACCGTCGACGGCGACGCCAGCGCGGTCGCCCAGCGCATCACCGCCGAGGTCGACGGCGTCGAGGCGCTGGACCGCGCGACGGCGGTGTCGTCACTGCCGGGGATCGGCACCATCAGCCAGTCGTTCGGCATCCTCTACGTGTTGCTGTACCTGGTCGTCGGGATCGTGACGGCTGTCTTCTTCCTGATCCTGACCGTGCAGAAGCGGGAGGCGTTGCTGCTCCTCCGCGCCGTCGGCGCCCGCCGCCGCGACGTCGTCGTGCCGACCCTGGTCCAGCTCGTGGTCGTCGTGGGGATCGCCACGCTGCTCGGTGGTGGGACCGCGTCGGGCCTGCTCTGGCTGGCCCGGGACACCTTCGGCGCGACGTTCGATCCGGCGACGGTGGCGGTCACGTCCGGCGCCATGCTCGCGCTGGGTTTGGTCGCCGGCACGCTGTCGGTCCGCCGGATCCTGCACATCGAGCCGGTCGAGGCAGTCCGAACGGCGGGTCTCGAGTGA
- a CDS encoding NAD(P)/FAD-dependent oxidoreductase, translating to MSSHDVVIVGARPAGAATALLLARAGHDVLVVDRARYGSDTLSTHALMRGGVLQLERWGLLDRIIAEGTPPVHRVTFDYGGAPVIVDLDRPLYAPRRTVLDRVLVDAAREAGAEVRFGVNVTGVRTDEDGRAVGITARDADGAATELDARLTVGADGARSLVARSVGAAVTMAARHAAAVIYGHFHGVPVTGYEWSYGPRSASGVVPTNDGLVCVFVIATPSRYLHDLRPDPEAAVDLILRELSPQLADRIAGAHRHGPLRGFPGFPGWLRRPFGPGWALVGDAGYFKDPFTAHGISDALRDAELLVHAVDEGLTGAMPMSAALAGYERVRDDLSRPLLDATDAIASFDWRLPDLQELHSQLSAAMQEETRFLRALRTPPVRTTLALGA from the coding sequence ATGTCGAGCCATGATGTCGTGATCGTCGGCGCCCGCCCCGCCGGCGCCGCCACCGCACTTCTGCTCGCCCGGGCCGGCCACGATGTGCTGGTCGTCGACCGTGCGCGGTACGGCAGCGACACCCTGTCGACCCACGCCCTGATGCGTGGCGGCGTGCTTCAGCTCGAGCGCTGGGGGCTGCTCGACCGCATCATCGCGGAGGGGACCCCGCCGGTGCACCGTGTCACCTTCGACTACGGCGGCGCGCCGGTGATCGTCGACCTCGATCGGCCGCTGTACGCCCCGCGCCGCACCGTCCTCGACCGGGTGCTGGTCGACGCCGCGCGGGAGGCTGGCGCCGAGGTGCGCTTCGGCGTCAACGTCACAGGTGTGCGCACCGACGAGGACGGGCGCGCGGTGGGAATCACCGCGCGCGACGCCGACGGGGCGGCCACCGAGCTCGACGCGAGGCTCACCGTTGGCGCGGACGGCGCGAGGTCGCTGGTCGCCAGAAGCGTTGGCGCTGCGGTCACCATGGCAGCCAGGCACGCGGCGGCGGTCATCTACGGCCACTTCCACGGCGTGCCGGTCACCGGGTACGAATGGAGCTATGGACCACGCAGTGCATCCGGGGTCGTCCCCACCAACGATGGGCTGGTGTGCGTCTTCGTCATCGCGACTCCCAGCCGCTACCTCCATGACCTGCGCCCGGACCCCGAGGCTGCGGTCGACCTCATCCTGCGTGAGTTGTCGCCGCAGCTGGCGGACCGCATCGCAGGCGCGCATCGGCACGGCCCGTTGCGGGGCTTTCCCGGCTTTCCCGGTTGGCTGCGGCGCCCGTTCGGACCGGGCTGGGCGCTGGTCGGTGACGCAGGCTACTTCAAGGATCCCTTCACGGCGCACGGCATCAGTGACGCGCTGCGGGACGCCGAGCTGCTGGTGCACGCCGTCGACGAAGGTCTGACGGGCGCGATGCCGATGTCAGCTGCGCTCGCCGGCTACGAACGGGTGCGCGACGACCTGTCCCGCCCGTTGCTCGACGCCACCGACGCCATCGCGAGCTTCGACTGGCGCCTGCCCGACCTGCAGGAGCTGCACAGCCAGCTCAGTGCCGCGATGCAGGAGGAGACCCGGTTCCTGCGGGCGCTGCGGACCCCTCCGGTGCGCACGACGCTGGCGCTCGGGGCCTGA
- a CDS encoding FAD-dependent monooxygenase, producing the protein MDVVVVGAGPAGAALSLLLARAGIGVRLVERETAFDRVFRGEGLMPLGLDALEQMRLDWDIDDLPGRVVRSWRIVIDGQESLTIPEPVAELGRRAFRVASPAAMIERLVDAASRLPTFAFHPDTRFVDVLRSGGRVSGAQVADATGAQELAADLVIGCDGRGSPVRTRTGLRLELSPEQYDVVWWKLPSPAGLAAVTDFWITVRAGAHPLIAYTSWDDQLQCGVVMPKGGLAELSGDDWLDRALVAAPAWLADHVRDHRDAVTGPTRLNVLVGRARSWTAPGLLLLGDAAHPMSPVRAQGINIALRDVIVAANHLVPAAASGDLDEVDAACRAVEAERLPEIVRAQRLQRREARGQGDARAGSWRYALARHGARLLGRYRWAQRAWLARQHDLRFGSTTVELTADARGPVAGDAP; encoded by the coding sequence ATGGATGTCGTGGTCGTCGGCGCCGGACCGGCCGGAGCAGCGCTGTCGCTGCTGCTCGCACGCGCGGGGATCGGCGTGCGGCTGGTCGAACGCGAGACGGCGTTCGACCGGGTCTTCCGCGGCGAGGGCCTGATGCCACTCGGCCTCGACGCGCTTGAGCAGATGCGGCTGGACTGGGACATCGACGACCTCCCCGGACGTGTCGTCCGCTCATGGCGCATCGTGATCGACGGCCAGGAGTCGCTGACCATCCCCGAGCCTGTCGCCGAGCTCGGACGGCGTGCGTTCCGGGTGGCTTCGCCCGCGGCGATGATCGAACGGCTCGTCGACGCCGCGTCGCGGCTGCCGACGTTCGCGTTCCATCCCGACACACGATTCGTCGACGTGCTGCGTTCCGGAGGCAGGGTCAGCGGCGCGCAGGTGGCCGACGCCACCGGTGCGCAGGAGCTGGCGGCGGACCTGGTCATCGGATGCGACGGTCGTGGCTCGCCGGTCCGCACGCGGACAGGTCTCCGGCTCGAGCTGTCGCCCGAGCAGTACGACGTGGTGTGGTGGAAGCTGCCGTCGCCGGCAGGGCTCGCCGCCGTCACGGACTTCTGGATCACGGTCCGTGCCGGCGCCCACCCACTCATCGCGTACACGTCATGGGATGACCAGCTGCAGTGTGGTGTGGTCATGCCCAAGGGCGGGCTGGCCGAGCTGTCCGGAGACGACTGGCTCGACCGGGCGCTCGTCGCCGCGCCGGCGTGGCTGGCGGACCACGTCCGCGACCACCGCGACGCCGTGACGGGGCCGACGCGGCTCAACGTGCTCGTCGGACGCGCCAGGTCGTGGACGGCGCCCGGGCTACTGCTGCTCGGCGACGCCGCACATCCGATGTCACCGGTCCGCGCCCAGGGCATCAACATCGCACTGCGCGACGTGATCGTCGCCGCGAACCACCTTGTGCCCGCCGCGGCGTCCGGCGACCTCGATGAGGTCGATGCGGCCTGCCGCGCCGTGGAGGCCGAGCGCCTGCCCGAGATCGTCCGCGCCCAGCGCCTCCAGCGCCGGGAGGCACGCGGCCAGGGCGACGCACGTGCCGGGAGCTGGCGCTACGCGCTGGCGCGGCACGGCGCCCGCCTGCTCGGCCGGTACCGCTGGGCGCAACGTGCCTGGCTGGCTCGCCAGCACGACCTGCGGTTCGGCTCGACGACGGTCGAGCTGACCGCGGACGCGCGTGGGCCCGTGGCCGGCGACGCGCCGTAG
- a CDS encoding TetR/AcrR family transcriptional regulator gives MPHPRQRPGGRSARITEAVRAATLAALLEHGVNGLQIEDIAGRAGVNKTTIYRRWGTREHLVADALADSSGQQIPVPDTGRVRDDLVTLALRVRDTVTSPATRTLMTALASGHDAELDDVGRRFWRQRLAAVRPVVERGITRGELPAGMNADDLIVRIVGPIWFAVFGPGRPVDDGFVERTVDLVLAGHAAAPPGRQPAGSRSGAGGRTVGA, from the coding sequence ATGCCACACCCACGCCAGCGACCCGGCGGTCGCAGCGCACGGATCACCGAGGCGGTCCGCGCCGCCACGCTCGCGGCACTGCTCGAGCATGGCGTCAACGGGTTGCAGATCGAGGACATCGCCGGCCGGGCCGGCGTCAACAAGACGACGATCTACCGGCGCTGGGGCACGCGCGAGCACCTGGTCGCCGACGCGCTCGCGGACAGCTCCGGTCAGCAGATCCCGGTGCCCGACACCGGTCGGGTGCGCGACGACCTCGTCACCCTGGCGCTGCGCGTGCGCGACACCGTGACGTCCCCGGCGACCCGCACCCTGATGACCGCGCTGGCGTCGGGACACGACGCCGAGCTCGACGACGTGGGACGGCGGTTCTGGCGTCAGCGGCTTGCGGCGGTCAGGCCCGTCGTCGAGCGCGGCATCACACGCGGAGAGCTGCCGGCAGGCATGAACGCCGACGACCTGATCGTCCGCATCGTCGGACCAATCTGGTTCGCCGTGTTCGGCCCGGGCCGCCCGGTCGACGACGGCTTCGTGGAACGGACCGTCGATCTGGTGCTCGCAGGCCACGCGGCGGCGCCCCCTGGACGCCAGCCGGCCGGATCCCGGTCCGGCGCCGGCGGCCGTACCGTTGGGGCATGA